The following is a genomic window from Canis lupus familiaris isolate Mischka breed German Shepherd chromosome 10, alternate assembly UU_Cfam_GSD_1.0, whole genome shotgun sequence.
GCTTCATCACTGTTGTATGGGATAAAACTGTCATGAGAGAATCACTTAATCCTGTAGTGTGATGCTACTGAAATTGATAATctttcagtgaaagaaaatagtttctcATTTCTGGAGCTGGGTTCTTGATACAGGATGTTGCAGCATATTGAGATACTCACAGCAGTATTGcaatttttcagattttgttttgtatttaaataacACTTTCTTTGCCTGCCAGGTAGGTGCAACTCATTCATCAGAAAAGAGTGAAGAAGACAATGAAATTGAAAGTGAAGAAGAAGTAAGGCCTAAGGTCCAAGGATCTAGGCGAAGTAGCCGCCAAATAAAAAAACGAAGGGTCATATCAGACTCTGAGAGTGACATTGGTGGCTCTGATGTGGAATTTAAGCCAGATGCTAAGGAGGAAGGAAGCAGTGATGAAATAAGCAGTGGAGTAGGGGATAGTGACAGTGAGGGCCTAGACAGCCCGGTCAAAGTTGCTTCAAAGCGGAAGAAAATGGTGACTGGAAATGGCTCTCTCAAAAGGAAGAGTTCAAGGAAGGAAATGCCCCCGGCCACCAAACGATCAACTGGCATTTCATCGGAAACCAAGAGTGCTTTGAATGCTTACTCTGCCCCTCAAAATTCTGAATCTCAAGCCCACATTGGTGGGGGATGTGATGATAGTAGTCGCCCCACTATCTGGTATCATGAAACTTTAGAATGGCttaaggaggaaaagagaagagatctACATAGGAGGCGACCTGATCACCCTGATTTTGATGCATCCACACTCTATGTGCCTGAGGATTTCCTTAATTCCTGTACTCCTGGGATGAGGAAGTGGTGGCAGATCAAGTCTCAGAACTTTGatctgattatattttataagGTGGGGAAGTTTTATGAGCTGTACCACATGGATGCTCTTACTGGAGTCAATGAACTAGGGCTGGTATTCATGAAAGGCAACTGGGCTCATTCTGGTTTCCCTGAAATTGCATTTGGCCGATACTCTGATTCTCTGGTTCAGAAGGGCTATAAAGTAGCACGAGTGGAACAGACTGAGACCCCAGAAATGATGGAGGCACGATGCCGGAAGATGGCACATATATCTAAGTATGACAGAGTGGTGAGGAGGGAGATCTGTAGAGTCATTACCAAGGGTACACAGACCTACAGTGTATTGGAAGGTGACCCTTCTGAGAACTACAGTAAGTATCTTCTTAGCctcaaagaaaaagaggaggattCTTCTGGCCACACTCGGGTCTATGGAGTATGTTTTGTTGATACCTCACTGGGAAAGTTTTTCATAGGTCAGTTTTCAGACGATCGCCATTGTTCCAGGTTTAGGACTCTAGTGGCACACTATCCTCCAGTACAAGTCTTGTTTGAGAAAGGAAATCTCTCAACAGAAACTAAGATGATTCTGAAGGGTTCGTTATCCTCCTCTCTTCAGGAAGGTCTCATACCAGGCTCCCAGTTTTGGGATGCAGCCAAAACTTTGAGAACTCTCCTTgaagaagaatattttaaggaaaagttaAATGAGGACAGTGGGGTGATGTTACCCCAGGTGCTTAAAGGTATGACCTCAGAGTCTGATTCTCTTGGGCTGACACCAGGAGAGAAGAGTGAATTGGCCCTCTCTGCTCTAGGTGGTTGTGTCTTCTACCTCAAAAAATGCCTTATTGATCAAGAGCTCTTATCAATGGCTAATTTTGAAGAATATGTTCCCTTGGATTCTGATGTGGTCAGTGCTACAAGACCTGGTGCTGTTTTTGCTAAAGCCAATCAACGAATGGTGCTAGATGCTGTGACATTAAGCAACTTGGAGATTTTCATGAATGGAACAAATGGTTCTACTGAAGGGACCCTGCTAGAGAAGATTGATACTTGCCATACTCCCTTTGGTAAGCGGCTTCTAAAGCAGTGGCTTTGTGCCCCACTCTGTAGCCCTTACGCTATCAACGATCGTCTAGATGCTATAGAAGACCTCATGGTTGTGCCTGACAAAATCTCTGATGTGGCGGACCTTTTAAAGAAGCTTCCAGACCTCGAGAGGCTGCTGAGTAAAATTCATAATGTTGGGTCTCCCTTGaagagccagaaccacccagatAGCAGAGCTATAATGTATGAAGAGACTACATACAgcaaaaaaaagattattgattttctttctgctCTAGAAGGATTCAAagtaatatgtaaaattatagaGATCATGGAAGAAGTCGTGGACAACTTTAAGTCTAAAATCCTTAAGCAGGTTATTACTCTGCAGACAAAAAATCCTGAGGGCCGTTTTCCTGATTTGACTGTAGAATTGAACCGATGGGATACAGCCTTTGATCATGAAAAGGCTCGAAAGACTGGACTAATTACTCCCAAAGCAGGATTTGACTCTGATTATGACCAAGCTCTTGCTGAcataagagaaaatgaacagagcctgCTGGAATACTTGGAGAAACAGCGCAGTCGAATTGGCTGCAGGACCATTGTCTACTGGGGGATTGGTAGGAACCGTTATCAGTTGGAAATTCCAGAGAATTTCATCACTCGTAATTTGCCAGAAGAATATGAGTTGAAATCTACCAAGAAGGGCTGTAAACGATACTGGACCAAAACTATTGAAAAGAAGTTGGCTAATCTGATAAATGCTGAAGAACGGAGAGACGTATCATTGAAGGACTGTATGAGGCGACTATTTTATAACTTTGATAAAAATTACAAAGACTGGCAGTCTGCTGTTGAGTGCATCGCAGTATTAGGTAAGACTTGGAACCGGCTTGTTCCTAAGGCTTTGGTTAGTCATGTCTTGTATCTTGTGCATTAAGATTTAAATCCATTGGACATTTGCCATGGAGGATATCTCTCAGCACAGGTAATGAGTGTATAGATTTGCCTCCTCACTAGACAGAATGACTAGTTTAGTTTGCCTGTAGCAATTTAAGCTATTCACTTTTTGGCCTTATTCATAAGTCTTGAATAATTGAACGGAAGACTAATgggtttttagttttttcttttttaaagcaggggctttcttctgtttttgtttttaaggc
Proteins encoded in this region:
- the MSH6 gene encoding DNA mismatch repair protein Msh6, whose amino-acid sequence is MSRQSTLYSFFPKSPALSNANKASARASGEGGGAAAAGASPSPGGDAAWSEAAPGPGPLAGRASPPEARNINGGLRRAAAPAAPASSCDFSPGDLVWAKMEGYPWWPCLVYNHPFDGTFIREKGKSVRIHVQFFDDSPTRGWVSRRLLKPYTGSQSKEVQKGGHFYSSKPEILRAMQRADEALNKDKIERLELAVCDEPSEPEEEEEMEVGATHSSEKSEEDNEIESEEEVRPKVQGSRRSSRQIKKRRVISDSESDIGGSDVEFKPDAKEEGSSDEISSGVGDSDSEGLDSPVKVASKRKKMVTGNGSLKRKSSRKEMPPATKRSTGISSETKSALNAYSAPQNSESQAHIGGGCDDSSRPTIWYHETLEWLKEEKRRDLHRRRPDHPDFDASTLYVPEDFLNSCTPGMRKWWQIKSQNFDLIIFYKVGKFYELYHMDALTGVNELGLVFMKGNWAHSGFPEIAFGRYSDSLVQKGYKVARVEQTETPEMMEARCRKMAHISKYDRVVRREICRVITKGTQTYSVLEGDPSENYSKYLLSLKEKEEDSSGHTRVYGVCFVDTSLGKFFIGQFSDDRHCSRFRTLVAHYPPVQVLFEKGNLSTETKMILKGSLSSSLQEGLIPGSQFWDAAKTLRTLLEEEYFKEKLNEDSGVMLPQVLKGMTSESDSLGLTPGEKSELALSALGGCVFYLKKCLIDQELLSMANFEEYVPLDSDVVSATRPGAVFAKANQRMVLDAVTLSNLEIFMNGTNGSTEGTLLEKIDTCHTPFGKRLLKQWLCAPLCSPYAINDRLDAIEDLMVVPDKISDVADLLKKLPDLERLLSKIHNVGSPLKSQNHPDSRAIMYEETTYSKKKIIDFLSALEGFKVICKIIEIMEEVVDNFKSKILKQVITLQTKNPEGRFPDLTVELNRWDTAFDHEKARKTGLITPKAGFDSDYDQALADIRENEQSLLEYLEKQRSRIGCRTIVYWGIGRNRYQLEIPENFITRNLPEEYELKSTKKGCKRYWTKTIEKKLANLINAEERRDVSLKDCMRRLFYNFDKNYKDWQSAVECIAVLDVLLCLANYSQGSDGPMCRPVILLPEEGTPPFLDLRGSRHPCITKTFFGDDFIPNDILIGCEEEEEENGKAYCVLVTGPNMGGKSTLMRQAGLLAVMAQMGCYVPAEVCRLTPIDRVFTRLGASDRIMSGESTFFVELSETASILTHATAHSLVLVDELGRGTATFDGTAIANAVVKELAENIKCRTLFSTHYHSLVEDYSQNVAVRLGHMACMVENECEDPSQETITFLYKFIKGACPKSYGFNAARLANLPEEVIQKGHRKAREFEKMTQSLRLFREVCLASERSTVDAEAVPKLLTLIKEL